One Tachysurus vachellii isolate PV-2020 chromosome 18, HZAU_Pvac_v1, whole genome shotgun sequence DNA segment encodes these proteins:
- the hmox2b gene encoding heme oxygenase 2, whose protein sequence is MSAVKTEDSASGVSVVNSGGPVYEDKEENDNARPEDLSELLAAGTKLVHEQAENTQFVKDFLHGKIRKELFKLGAVALYYTYSAMEEEIEKNKDHPHFAPLYFPNELHRQEALARDLEYFYGEDWQSQISCSPATQRYIERIHEIGREDPVLLVAHAYTRYMGDLSGGQVLKKVAQRALKLPPTGEGVFFYQFDSIHSNKAFKQLYRSRMNELELDANTKDSLVQEAVRAFQFNMEVFKELEEMGKTIQEDVLDGGPIHGHMEGDVSKCPYYAAKMAASGGSAYVYQMAAAVLRNPTGQVLLAAWIAALAGLVAWYLK, encoded by the exons ATGTCTGCAGTAAAGACAGAAGATTCAGCCagtggtgtgagtgtggtgAATAGTGGAGGACCTGTGTACGAGGATAAAGAGGAAAATGACAATGCCAG ACCTGAAGATCTCTCTGAGCTGCTAGCTGCAGGGACCAAATTAGTTCATGAGCAAGCTGAGAACACGCAGTTTGTCAAAGATTTCCTTCATGGAAAGATACGCAAAGAACTCTTTAAG CTCGGAGCTGTGGCACTCTACTACACCTATTCGGCCATGGAGGAAGAGATTGAGAAAAACAAGGATCATCCACATTTTGCACCTCTTTACTTCCCCAATGAGCTTCACCGGCAGGAGGCCCTGGCTCGGGATCTCGAGTACTTCTATGGCGAGGACTGGCAGAGTCAGATCAGCTGCTCTCCTGCCACTCAGCGCTACATAGAGCGCATTCATGAAATCGGTCGTGAAGATCCTGTGCTGCTGGTGGCTCATGCATACACGCGCTACATGGGTGACCTCTCAGGGGGTCAGGTGTTGAAGAAAGTGGCCCAGCGTGCCCTCAAGCTGCCCCCTACAGGAGAGGGAGTCTTCTTCTATCAGTTCGACAGCATCCACAGCAACAAAGCATTTAAGCAGCTGTACCGCAGCCGAATGAACGAGCTGGAACTCGATGCCAACACCAAGGACAGCCTTGTTCAGGAGGCTGTGAGGGCTTTCCAGTTCAATATGGAG GTTTTCAAAGAGCTGGAGGAAATGGGGAAGACAATTCAGGAAGACGTTCTGGATGGAGGACCCATCCACGGCCACATGGAAGGAGACGTCAGCAAATGTCCATACTACGCCGCCAAAATGG CTGCCAGTGGAGGATCAGCATATGTTTATCAGATGGCTGCAGCAGTCCTCAGAAACCCCACAGGCCAGGTGCTGTTAGCTGCGTGGATTGCCGCTCTTGCTGGATTGGTTGCTTGGTACCTCAAATGA